From the genome of Methanococcoides methylutens, one region includes:
- a CDS encoding ferredoxin-thioredoxin reductase catalytic domain-containing protein yields MNEHERLKEHLYELGIRYAEKKGYRLNPDKEIVDTVIDGLAENKEEYGKRYCPCRIIKGDEEEDKKIVCPCIYLKEEIENDGMCHCELFFKKDGDQ; encoded by the coding sequence ATGAATGAGCATGAAAGACTAAAAGAACATCTATATGAATTGGGTATAAGGTACGCCGAAAAAAAAGGATACAGACTGAATCCTGATAAGGAAATAGTCGACACTGTAATCGATGGACTTGCTGAAAATAAAGAAGAATACGGTAAGAGGTACTGTCCATGTCGGATTATAAAAGGCGATGAGGAAGAGGATAAAAAAATAGTCTGTCCATGCATCTACCTAAAAGAAGAAATCGAAAATGATGGGATGTGCCATTGTGAACTTTTCTTCAAAAAAGACGGTGATCAA